The Alphaproteobacteria bacterium genome includes a region encoding these proteins:
- the rsmI gene encoding 16S rRNA (cytidine(1402)-2'-O)-methyltransferase, producing MTFTNSSELNNKAIIPTLYIIATPIGNIKDITYRAVETLQSLSYIACEDTRVSAKLLQHYNVKAKTFSYHEHNKDFASDKIIEKLKSGYSIGLISDAGMPLISDPGYVLVKKCLENDIKVTCLPGASSSITALAISGMPSDSFYFNGFLPSKKSSRVKNLKTLKAIKSTLIIFESAKRLVDTLIDIKEVIGDVEVSVTRELTKKFEEVKKNNVSNLICFYEDNGAPKGEIVLIVKNDIKEEMSPEEVDSLILKYLKDYKVKDVSKKLAEEYGLNKNEIYKRALEIK from the coding sequence ATGACATTTACAAATTCCTCTGAGTTAAATAATAAAGCTATTATACCAACTTTATATATAATAGCAACACCTATTGGCAATATAAAAGACATAACTTATAGAGCTGTGGAAACCTTACAGAGTTTAAGTTACATAGCTTGTGAAGATACTAGAGTATCTGCTAAACTTTTGCAACATTATAATGTAAAAGCTAAAACTTTTTCTTATCATGAACATAATAAGGATTTTGCTTCGGATAAAATAATAGAAAAGCTAAAGTCTGGATATAGCATTGGCTTAATAAGTGATGCTGGTATGCCTTTAATTAGTGATCCTGGATATGTGTTGGTTAAAAAATGTTTGGAGAATGATATAAAGGTTACTTGTTTGCCAGGAGCATCCTCCTCTATTACAGCTTTAGCTATATCTGGAATGCCTAGTGATAGTTTTTATTTTAATGGATTTTTGCCAAGTAAAAAAAGCTCTAGAGTAAAAAATCTTAAAACATTAAAAGCTATCAAGAGTACTTTAATAATATTTGAAAGTGCAAAGAGACTTGTAGATACATTGATAGATATAAAAGAAGTTATAGGAGATGTAGAGGTTTCTGTAACAAGAGAGTTGACTAAAAAGTTTGAAGAAGTTAAAAAAAACAATGTTTCTAATCTAATATGTTTTTATGAAGATAATGGAGCTCCTAAAGGAGAGATTGTACTTATAGTTAAGAATGATATAAAAGAAGAAATGAGCCCAGAAGAGGTTGACTCTTTAATATTAAAATATCTAAAAGATTATAAAGTTAAAGATGTATCTAAAAAACTTGCTGAAGAGTATGGATTGAATAAGAATGAGATTTATAAGAGAGCACTAGAAATAAAATGA
- a CDS encoding penicillin-binding protein activator, with protein MSFILKLSRLFIVTLFAYIFANTSIYLANNQALNTHAQVFIEETLPELNNHHENEAYDDKKNLEDTNYKIGLLLPLSGDAKEVGESMLKAAELSLFRSNNKNISLIIEDTKGTSIGTKISTQLAISKGADIILGPLFSETTEVAKKIAKKNNIRIISFSNNWALADNNTFLMGFMPYYQIHKILDFAISKNKRDIAVILPNNTYGDLVDNILRDKKDLNIVKKETLDDMTNVQDFIKEFSGYNERKERLDSEIEFYQSYLDELEILEEEIQNKDTIKQMTNDEFFTKYSKYKEIKASKNILQDKIDELKEQGTEEDLNFNAVLIPFGGDKLREIASLLSYYEISPKKAKYLGTGLFDDKTLNDEPSLIKAWYATPFSKSLSVFEKNYIKSFNNNPIRISSIAYDAVSLIAELNKVGLKPTYRNLTSKSGFLGIDGLFKFNSNGLIERELSVMEIRAKKAPKLLK; from the coding sequence ATGTCATTTATTCTAAAACTTTCAAGATTATTTATTGTTACATTATTTGCATATATATTTGCAAATACTAGTATATATTTAGCTAATAATCAAGCTCTAAATACTCATGCTCAAGTCTTTATAGAAGAGACACTACCTGAATTAAACAATCACCATGAAAATGAAGCCTACGATGATAAAAAGAATCTTGAAGATACTAATTATAAAATAGGTCTGCTTTTGCCTCTATCTGGAGATGCAAAAGAAGTTGGAGAATCTATGCTAAAAGCAGCAGAATTATCTCTATTTAGAAGCAACAATAAGAACATATCTCTTATCATTGAGGACACAAAAGGAACTTCTATTGGCACGAAAATATCAACTCAACTAGCAATATCAAAAGGAGCGGATATAATCCTTGGCCCTCTATTTTCTGAAACAACAGAAGTTGCTAAAAAAATAGCAAAAAAAAATAATATCCGAATTATTAGCTTTTCAAACAACTGGGCTTTAGCTGATAACAATACATTTTTAATGGGCTTTATGCCTTATTACCAAATACATAAAATACTAGATTTTGCAATTAGTAAAAATAAAAGAGATATTGCTGTAATTCTTCCTAACAATACTTATGGAGATCTTGTAGATAACATATTAAGAGATAAAAAAGATTTAAATATTGTAAAGAAAGAAACCTTAGATGACATGACTAATGTTCAAGACTTCATTAAAGAGTTCTCAGGGTACAATGAACGAAAAGAAAGACTAGACTCAGAAATAGAGTTCTACCAATCATATTTAGATGAGTTAGAGATTCTTGAAGAAGAAATTCAAAACAAGGATACTATTAAGCAAATGACAAACGATGAGTTCTTTACTAAATACTCTAAATATAAAGAGATAAAAGCATCAAAAAATATATTACAAGATAAAATTGATGAACTAAAAGAACAGGGTACAGAAGAAGATTTAAACTTCAATGCTGTGCTAATTCCATTCGGCGGAGATAAATTAAGAGAGATAGCATCTCTATTATCTTATTACGAGATATCTCCTAAGAAAGCAAAATATTTAGGCACAGGTTTATTTGATGACAAAACCTTAAATGATGAACCATCTTTAATCAAAGCTTGGTATGCAACACCGTTTTCAAAAAGCCTATCAGTGTTTGAAAAAAACTACATAAAGAGCTTCAACAACAATCCTATAAGAATATCTAGCATTGCATATGATGCCGTATCTTTGATTGCAGAACTAAACAAAGTTGGATTAAAACCTACATATAGAAACTTAACTTCAAAATCAGGCTTTTTAGGAATAGATGGCTTATTTAAATTTAATAGTAATGGTTTAATAGAAAGAGAGCTATCAGTAATGGAAATTAGAGCTAAAAAAGCTCCAAAGCTATTAAAATAA
- the rho gene encoding transcription termination factor Rho — translation MDLSELKAKSPSELLSLAEKLEIEDASGMKKQNILVAILRKLTEKEDTEIKASGVIEVLKDGFGFLRSVEENYLAGPDDIYVSIPKVRKNGLRTGDTVEGVLRAPREGERYFSLSEITAVNFDKPENTKHRINFDNLTPLYPEDKIKLEIEDPTVKDMTQRVIELVAPIGKGQRALIVAPPRTGKTVIMQNIAHAIEKNHPEAYLIVLLIDERPEEVTDMQRSVKGEVVSSTFDEPAERHVQVAEMVIEKAKRLVECKKDVIILLDSITRLGRAYNTVIPSSGKVLTGGVDANALQRPKRFFGAARNIEQGGSLTIISTALIDTGSRMDEVIFEEFKGTGNSEIVLDRKISDKRVYPAIDVQKSGTRKEDLLVDKATLTKMWVLRRILNPMGTVDAMEFLLEKLRATKNNSEFFQSMNK, via the coding sequence ATGGACCTATCTGAATTGAAGGCTAAAAGCCCTAGTGAATTACTATCTCTTGCTGAAAAACTAGAGATTGAAGATGCAAGCGGTATGAAAAAACAAAACATACTTGTTGCTATATTAAGAAAATTAACAGAAAAAGAAGATACCGAAATTAAAGCCAGTGGTGTAATTGAAGTTTTAAAGGACGGATTCGGATTTTTAAGATCTGTGGAAGAAAACTACCTAGCGGGACCAGATGACATATATGTATCTATACCAAAAGTTAGAAAAAATGGCTTAAGAACTGGTGATACTGTAGAAGGAGTTTTAAGAGCTCCAAGAGAAGGGGAAAGATACTTCTCTTTATCAGAAATAACAGCTGTAAACTTTGACAAGCCTGAAAACACAAAACATAGAATTAACTTTGATAACTTAACACCTCTTTATCCAGAGGATAAAATTAAGTTAGAAATTGAAGACCCAACAGTTAAGGACATGACTCAAAGAGTAATTGAGTTAGTTGCTCCAATCGGTAAAGGTCAAAGAGCACTTATTGTAGCACCTCCTAGAACAGGTAAAACTGTAATTATGCAGAATATAGCTCATGCTATTGAAAAGAATCATCCTGAAGCATATTTAATAGTTCTTTTAATAGACGAAAGACCTGAAGAAGTTACAGATATGCAAAGATCTGTAAAAGGTGAAGTTGTTAGCTCAACATTTGATGAGCCAGCAGAAAGACATGTTCAAGTTGCTGAAATGGTAATTGAAAAAGCTAAGAGACTTGTTGAATGTAAAAAAGATGTAATTATACTTCTAGACTCTATTACAAGATTGGGAAGAGCTTACAACACTGTAATCCCATCATCAGGTAAAGTTCTTACTGGTGGTGTTGATGCTAATGCTCTACAAAGACCTAAAAGATTCTTTGGTGCTGCTAGAAACATTGAACAAGGTGGTAGCTTAACAATTATATCAACTGCTCTTATTGACACAGGTTCAAGAATGGATGAAGTTATCTTTGAAGAATTTAAGGGAACAGGTAACAGTGAAATAGTTCTTGATAGAAAAATATCAGACAAAAGAGTTTACCCTGCGATTGATGTTCAAAAATCGGGAACAAGAAAAGAAGATTTATTAGTTGATAAAGCTACACTAACAAAAATGTGGGTATTGAGAAGAATCCTTAATCCTATGGGAACTGTAGATGCTATGGAATTCTTACTTGAGAAACTTAGAGCAACAAAGAATAACTCTGAGTTTTTCCAATCAATGAATAAATAA
- a CDS encoding BON domain-containing protein: protein MKKVLLLLFMAVSLSSCASLFVTSASTVAFSTIQERTFDDAVDDTYIKLRLNNAWMSEDWDIYKNCSMTVSEGRVLLTGVVENDEAMKTAVKLTWQIDGVKEVINEIIIREEGKSFLQSSTDAYIATKIRTKILASRDILSINYSIDVNDSNVYLIGIAQNQDELDKVIDIARNTGSVESVVSYIKLKKIDE from the coding sequence ATGAAAAAAGTTTTACTACTTTTGTTTATGGCGGTGAGTTTAAGCTCATGTGCTTCTTTGTTTGTAACATCGGCTTCAACAGTTGCTTTCTCAACTATTCAAGAAAGAACTTTTGATGATGCTGTCGATGATACTTATATCAAGCTAAGACTAAATAATGCTTGGATGTCAGAAGACTGGGATATTTATAAAAACTGTTCTATGACAGTTAGTGAAGGAAGAGTTCTTTTGACTGGTGTAGTGGAAAATGATGAGGCAATGAAAACTGCAGTTAAGTTGACTTGGCAAATAGATGGAGTAAAAGAAGTCATTAATGAGATAATAATAAGAGAAGAGGGCAAGTCTTTCTTGCAATCTTCAACTGATGCTTATATAGCTACAAAAATTAGAACAAAGATATTGGCTTCTAGAGATATACTTTCAATTAATTATTCAATTGATGTGAATGATAGTAATGTTTACTTGATTGGCATAGCTCAAAATCAAGATGAATTAGACAAGGTTATTGATATCGCTAGAAATACTGGTTCGGTAGAAAGTGTTGTTAGTTATATAAAACTTAAAAAGATTGATGAATAA
- a CDS encoding SemiSWEET family transporter, which produces MSPIAISIIAGCFTTGAYLPQLVMAIKTKKTEDLSLATFLVLLTGVSSWAIYGLLIENFALMCFNSVSAILIFAIIILKLKYK; this is translated from the coding sequence ATGAGTCCAATAGCAATATCAATAATAGCAGGATGCTTTACAACAGGAGCTTACTTACCTCAATTAGTAATGGCTATTAAAACAAAAAAAACTGAAGATTTATCTTTGGCTACTTTTCTAGTTTTATTAACTGGTGTTTCATCTTGGGCTATTTATGGTTTACTAATAGAAAACTTTGCTTTAATGTGCTTTAACTCAGTATCAGCAATTTTAATATTTGCCATAATAATATTGAAGTTAAAATATAAGTAA
- a CDS encoding 1-acyl-sn-glycerol-3-phosphate acyltransferase: protein MRTFFRFLMWAIATIIIIPTCLFTKRFLPNFKYIPPMYYHKVLCWIMGVKIEIKGEKYKDNPTLFVSNHLGYLDIPVLGSLIKGSFVSKGEVASWPVIGFLATLQNTIFVRKQKRSEAGKQANMISSSIREGNSIIVFPEGTSWYGNETLPFKSSLFSVAMEKVSYNNEKEQFMKVQPVSVCFVELEEGVVGFNERKYYSWVGDEEMFPHLPKFFSLGNKKIVVEFHPVVSMDQFKNRKEIAAYCQSVVAKGVSDKISGRY from the coding sequence ATGAGAACTTTTTTTAGATTTCTTATGTGGGCTATAGCTACAATTATAATTATTCCTACATGTCTTTTTACTAAGAGATTTTTGCCTAACTTCAAATATATTCCTCCTATGTATTATCATAAGGTTCTGTGTTGGATAATGGGAGTGAAAATTGAAATTAAAGGCGAAAAATATAAAGATAATCCAACTCTTTTTGTATCAAACCATTTGGGATACTTAGATATACCTGTTTTGGGAAGCTTAATAAAAGGTTCTTTTGTTTCTAAGGGCGAAGTTGCATCTTGGCCTGTTATAGGTTTTTTGGCTACTCTTCAAAATACAATTTTTGTAAGAAAACAAAAAAGAAGTGAAGCTGGTAAACAAGCTAATATGATATCCTCTTCAATAAGAGAAGGAAACAGCATAATTGTTTTTCCTGAAGGCACTTCTTGGTATGGTAATGAAACCTTGCCATTTAAGAGCTCTTTGTTTTCTGTAGCTATGGAGAAGGTTTCTTATAATAACGAAAAAGAACAGTTTATGAAGGTGCAACCTGTATCTGTTTGTTTTGTAGAGCTGGAAGAGGGTGTGGTTGGCTTTAATGAAAGAAAATATTATAGTTGGGTTGGAGATGAAGAAATGTTTCCTCATTTGCCAAAATTCTTTTCTTTAGGTAATAAAAAAATAGTTGTGGAATTCCATCCAGTTGTTTCTATGGATCAATTTAAAAACAGAAAAGAAATAGCAGCTTATTGTCAATCTGTGGTTGCTAAGGGTGTGAGTGATAAGATTTCAGGAAGATATTAA
- a CDS encoding ferredoxin family protein: MPRVVLIDKCVNCRSCVGVCPAAAFHDCEDHVVINPASCIDCGACEMTCPHQAIVEDDAPEAEAFVETNEKESAEFPAA, from the coding sequence ATGCCAAGAGTAGTATTAATCGACAAATGTGTAAACTGTAGAAGCTGTGTAGGAGTATGTCCTGCTGCTGCTTTCCATGATTGTGAAGATCATGTTGTTATAAACCCAGCATCATGTATTGATTGCGGAGCTTGTGAAATGACATGCCCTCATCAAGCAATTGTTGAAGACGATGCTCCAGAAGCTGAAGCTTTTGTTGAAACAAATGAAAAAGAGAGTGCAGAATTTCCAGCTGCTTAG
- a CDS encoding YraN family protein, with protein sequence MILTSYNKGLLAEFLASIFLVLRGYKILNKRYKTKVGEIDIVAHKGNYIHFVEVKLRKNQALAKEAISYKNQVRVTNAAKIYLQKNQKYLNYNLSFDAISVNFPLRINFIKNAWSE encoded by the coding sequence ATGATTTTAACAAGTTACAATAAGGGGTTGTTGGCAGAGTTTTTGGCCTCTATTTTTTTAGTGTTAAGAGGTTATAAGATTCTGAATAAAAGGTATAAAACGAAAGTTGGAGAAATAGATATTGTGGCTCATAAGGGTAATTATATTCATTTCGTAGAGGTTAAGTTAAGAAAGAATCAGGCATTGGCAAAAGAAGCTATAAGTTATAAAAACCAAGTTAGAGTAACAAATGCTGCTAAAATATATTTACAAAAGAATCAAAAATATCTAAACTATAACTTGTCTTTTGATGCTATAAGTGTTAACTTTCCTTTGAGAATTAATTTTATAAAAAATGCATGGAGTGAATAA